gtccagtggtaaggactctgcgcttccactttTGGGgccccaagtttgatccctggatggggaactgaTTCCTCAAGCCACTTGTAGAGGGAAAAAGAGATTTTGCCCACGATCATGTGGCAAATAAGtgatggtgctgctgctgctgctgctaagtcgcttcagtcgtgtccgactctgtgcgaccccgtagacggcagcccaccaggctcccccgtctggACTGAAAACTTCAAAGCCTTGCTTTTTTAACAGTATCACTGAAATCTTCCACTTTATCGTTGAACTATACTGGGACCAAAGAAGCTGCTAACTCTGTTAGTTAATTCTTGTTAGGAAGAGAAGCACAGCACAAGCTGTGGGgaggaaacaacaaaaacaaaaaggaagttaCCGAGTTACGCTGGAAGGGACTAGAAAACTTggaaggagacctgagtttgcaCTTGGCTTGGTTACTTAGCTCAtgtatcagtttcttttttttttctcctgtttatttttttcatttatttatattagttggaggctaattactttacaatattttagtggtttttgccgtacattgatatgaatcagccatggatttacatgagttccccatcctgaatccccctcccacctccctccctatcccatccctctctctgggtcatcctagtgcaccagccccgagcacttgtctcatgcatcaaacttggactggcgatctgtttcacaattgataatatacatgtttcaatgctattctctcagatcatcccaccctctccttctcccacagagtccaaaagtctgttctatacatttgtgtctctttttctgtcctgcatatagggttatcgttaccatctttctaaattccatatatatgcgttaatatactgcattggtgtttttctttctggcttacttcactctgtataatgggctccagtttcatccacctcattagaactgattcaaatgtattctttttaatggctgagtaatattccattgtgtatatgtaccatagcttccttatccattagtctgctgatgTTCATGTATCAGTTTCTTAGGAAAGCTTTTTCCTACCACATCCTCTTTCTTGTTTGTCTCTATTAGAGCACTAAACTCATTGCAATGATGCTAAGATGcccatctttttcattttaacatttctaaaatcTGGATGCGCCTTGTAATTGATGGTGTCTTAAAATTAATCAGCAACATTTCTtcttaattattgatatataaggATGTGACTTACCATTGACAGCATCTTAGATTTGATGAGTGCAGTAtttgtttacatgtgttcccatgaAATTGTTCACATCATCCCCAAAGTTTTCAAATACAGAGTATATTATGATTTTCTGATTTCTAGTATCATCCTCTTTTAAGCTGTAGCCTTGTATGTTGAATAAATTTTTCTTCGATATCACAGGGATCACAGATACGGTGTACCTACTTTCCAGATCAACATCATCTAGTTATTCCCACCTCTCAGTAAATGGTATCTACACCTGTAGAAGGTCTGCTGCCGGGGTCTGAGCCCCAGTTCCCCCCATACTAGTTCTGTGAGCGCATAGTGAACCgtgtttcttttattcttcatttgtaaaatgggaagcATGACAACACCTACCTGACAGGATTATTAAGATGATAAAACATTGAGTAAATATTAGCTGCTGCTTGTTTTCATCATATGTATTTAtgacttttctcctttctctataCACATAATTCATCATCAATCCTGTCATAAGTAGTCTTTTCACAATATCCCAAATCCATCCTCTTTGACCTACCTCTTCTCTAGTCCAAGCCCCTATTATTGCCTGTAGCAATTAATTTTGCAGTTTCCCCTTTTTCCCATCTCTGATCCATTCAGTACATAGTCAGAGCCATCTTTTAAATCAGATTATGCCACTTCTTAAAACCCCTCCCAGTGCACTTGGTATAAAGCCCCAAATCCTTAATATGGTGTATATTGTTCTGTTTTCTGCCTGGCCTCTGCCTGCTCTTTCAATGCATCTTACGCTGCCGTGCCTGACAGGAGCACTCAGTTCTCCCAAAACTAACTTCTACTCATCCCTTTAGATTCAAGctgaaatgtcactttctcaaagACATTGCCTAACTAAATTAGGTTCTTCAGTCCTAATTTACAGTCTTTTATATTGAATTTACACCTTTCATAGTTAGTAATGGTCATTTCCTTCCCAACTGAGGGTAAATTACTTCCCCACGGTCATAGCGTTAGTTAGGGTAGAACTGGAATGCCAACCTAGGACTGACCAGCTACAACTGTGCCACTTCCATGATCTTTTGCTTCCTTGAAAGCAGAGAAGAGCATATGAATCAATGTGCTTGGCTTTAAGATATGGCCCAGCTGctctcctttctttccatttaacCTTCATGTTGTTCCTTAAATATCCATCTGTCCGTGAGCCTTCACTCTCCCAAATTAGATTATAAACTTGTTGAAGTAGGatctgtgtgtgtggtttttttaatctatattatACAcctagttggagaaggcaatggcaacccactccagtactcttgcctggaaaatcccatggacggaggagcctggtaggctgcagtccatggggtcgcgaagagttggacacaactgagcgacttcactttcatttttcattttcatgcattggaggaggaaatggcagcccactccagtgttcttgcctggagaatcctagggacgggggagcctagtgggctgccgactgtggggtcacacagagttggacacgactgaagtgtcttagcaacagcagcagcatataccTAGTACCTATATAAGTACTAGGGGCATAATATagatttgagggaaaaaaagtccTAAGTTACCCTGCATACATTAGatactcaaaaatattttgtattagggatgctaaagaaaaacagaattttaattcatttaatttttttaaaaagtttggagCTGTCTCATGAATTTAATACCTTATTCCATATTCTTCTATCCATCAGTGACATAGTACATTTTATGTGTCCATATTTTGAATAGAACTGcctaaaatgatatttaaatgaaTTGTTTGTGTCTTCATGGATTATTGGGCTTGTTtcactgaaaaagaattaatccGAAGTATTTTTGCTTTGCTTCAGGAGTTAAGTGATCTACAACGTGACCCACCTGCTCACTGTTCGGCTGGACCTGTGGGAGATGACTGTAAGCTTTACTCTCTTGCTAGGATTTTGCTACCATTCATAGTACAGGTTTGAACTCTTGTTAATGACTCCAACTCCTTTGTTTGTTTCAGTGTTCCACTGGCAAGCAACTATTATGGGGCCTGTAAGTATGATTCATACATGTGAAATTAATCCCTTCGGCCATCCTTCATTCTTACCATTTCATCTTTGATCAGATGTTTGTGGCTAGGGTTGAATTTTCTTGTACTCTGAGTCACTCAGAAAGCAAAATACAAGTAAAGGATTTATGATGATTTTCCAGAGCCCTGGTGGCAAAGCACATTTATAGTGCTTTGCCAAATCCCTGATCATTATGCATAGTAATGGATCACACACAATTTGCAACCAGGCTTTGtgtttgctttatctttttttaagtaCAGAAAGTTGTTTGGAACGAAGCATAATTACTCTCCACGTTTTAGTAGGTTAGATATAAGTCTAATTAACCCAATAATGGAATTCCTACAAGTAACAAGCAGTAAGTTTCATTGCAGTGTTTCATCACTGTGTGACAGATCAGATTCAATTTTGCAGTGGCTCTGTTGCCATCTCATGAGCTTGCCTCTTTTGTTGCATTGTCCTGAATTCAAAATCACCTGCTGTTCTGTAACTGGCTTCTCTTTATACTTATTGCCTTTGTTAAGATTATTTCTTTCTACACCTGAGAAGCAGTTGTGACTTTTCCTTTTAGGGCAAAAATGTGGTTGTGTGAGAATGGGCACTGGCAGCTCAGGTCTGCTTCTGGATGAGAGTGTATTAGTAACATGTTTCCATGAGCATCATTCTATCCTCCCCCCTTTGAAGGAGCTTTATCCAGGAAGCCAtagagtttttaatcatattgCCTCATgcttaacttttaaaacatacaCCAGTTACTGAATTTTCAGAGCAGGAGTCATGGGCAAATGTTTTAAATCACTAAATTGTTACATTAAGTTAGTTTTTTAAAGGGTGAAGTGCAACATATTTATTTAACTACTTTGATAGGAATCTTTTTTCATTCCTTACCAAGAACTTTCAAAATAATATCACCTCTCACCCTTATGAATTATAGCCCTCCACAAATATTTCTCAGGTGAATCACATGTAGCAATTTATGTTACTCATACTCCCCTTTATTTTAGTAATGTAAATATGCCGCTGTATAGTATAATTGAATATCTAAGAAGATCATATCTGTTGATTGTAATTAACTTATATTTTCTACATTCCTTATAATTTTTGCTAAACTAGAATTAAACAATGTATATGGTAAGAATAATTATACAGTACAGTCCTCTAATATCTATGTAGAAACTTAAGGAGGAATCAATGATAGCCTTCTGTTCTTACCAACATGTTGACAGAGTATAGCATgatacatttaattaaaataaatgaattaaaatagaatttaaaggtatttttgctactttttccccctttcccccttttttaaatcatccttttttttcctcttgcttgtaacataaatatttcctaatttctATAAAGACATATGGCCAAATTTAAATTCCTCTTGTAAAGTTGATTCCTAATTTGATAATTCTATGAAACTGAATTTCTCTAGTTTCATTTGCAGCTCTTTCGCATTTTCCACATTATTTTGTAAACTGTTACTAAGTGAAGATTTGAGGTTTAAATTATGTAACAGTGTCACTTAgccttttcttttcataaattgGTCATTTCAATTTACCTCTATTCTTGCCCCTTTAAGGGAAGGAGCACAAAAACTTAGGTTTTATAATTCAGAAGAAATATACTAGCCTCAGCCCTTTTCTTGCATACTGATTACTGCTGCGAATCATCATTCTTTTCTCACAGAGTCTTGTGTGTATACTTACCTTTAACAATCTGTACTCACAAACAGGTTTGTTTGGGCAAATCACACCACTCCACTGTGTgtgtcctgtttttgttttgttttaaactatGATTTCGGCATGATTGCTGGAAAATCCTCCTTCATGCCTACAAAGAGAAACCTGTTTTCAAGGTAAATGATTTGAACTTAAGACAAAATgatggcattttctttttcaaaccgTTGTATTTGGAGGGAATCATCTTGGATTACTAACAAATACAGCAGTCAGACACTGATGTAATTGTTTTGTAATTTCAGCCTGATAGCGCATATCAAGGTGGAGTCTTCTTTCTCACTGTACATTTTCCGACAGACTATCCTTTTAAACCaccaaaggtatttttattttttatcattgatGTCACCCCTGTGTCAGGGAATTAACTCTCCATCCAGAGATATTTTCGTGATGTCAAAAGACTGTGGGTGGGTTGGCGTGTCCAAACTTTTATATAAAGCCACTGAATCTAAAATATGTTTCCTCATCAAATATTTTACTATGTCTATAAACAAAAAGAAGTATCTGTTAGGTTAGAAATTAGCTTCCCTAACATGTCTTACCTTCCTCATTACATATGTGTAGTTTGGAAGTTTTTATGGTCAAGAATTAGACTTTTCCATTCAGGGGATTTTCTTTCCAAGGCTGatctttctttctcagtttttaagtattcagccaacatttattgagcacctaccatatGCTGTTGCGCTGGGgaatacaaaatataataaataagacaCAGTCCTCTTATTATATTTAGCATATGAaagattaagggcttccctggtagctagctaagctggtaaagaatctgcctgcaatacaagagaccccggtttgattcctgggctgggaagttcccctggagaagggataggctacccattccagtattcttgggcttccctggtggctcagaaggtaaagaatccacttgcagtgtgagagacctgggtttgatccctgagttgggaagatcccctagaggagggcatggcaacccactccagtattcttgcctagagaatctccagagacagaggagcctggagagctgcagttcatagggtcacaaagagctggacacaactgagcagctaagcacaaaAATAGGAAAGATTAAAACACATTCTTATTAAATTTAGCTTAGCTCTAAAGAGGAAATCAACAGATTATGGGGTGTCAGTGAGGGAGCGAATCATTAACAAATCCTGTCACTCACGAGATAAttactttagatttttaaaaacatctgatTAACTTTATATATGAAATGATATAATAATTCTTGTGAAAGATTAGAATTCTTGGTAGATTTCTTAGGACAGGTAATAAGCTGGGGCCCCTCAACTTTCCTCTAGAATAGGGTCAGCATTCTATTTCTAGACCCACGTGTCAATTGATAATCAAATTAAGGAAAGGATCATTCTGAGGGGTGATGAAAGCCATGGTTAATTATCTCAGGTGCTACTCAACTAGTCATACCAGCTAGTACAGACTTATTTATTACACTTTCTAAAATAACTTCTCAGTTGCTTGGCATTAGGAAGAGTAGGAAACTGAATTTATTTGCTTTCACATTATCAGTAGCTAAAGATACATTTGGATAAAGTAGATGCTCATCCAGTTTGTGTTGAATACATTTCTCCTCTAAGGTTATTTGAAATTGAGGACATTTTACCCTAGAGCAGATTGGTTCTGTTTGCTTTCATAGTTCATGGATTAtcaacagttttgttttgttttatgtttagaTTGCTTTCACAACAAAAATTTACCATCCAAACATAAACAGTAATGGAAGTATTTGTCTTGATATCCTGAGGTCACAGTGGTCACCAGCTCTGACTGTGTCAAAAGGTAATTTCATTTATCAGATTTAAAACAGTTAATAACAGTGAGACagaaaaaatacagcaaaaatgTCTTAGGGACCAAAGTTTGAAACAAAAAACCAATctactgtgttttcttctgctttgcttttgctttcctttcatAGCTTTTATATTACTCTTgcttggaggtggggggaggttgATGGGCTGATCTAAATGATGAaatgagagaaatttaaaatgataaaactagAAATTTGGGGATAAGACTGTTGACATTTCATTCCTTTAGTTTGGgctttatctttaaaaacagaCAGGGACTCAGAAAGAGATACACATACAGaagtaaaaataagattttaggaCCAGTTGTCCCATTCAttaaatggaattatttattGACATAATAAAGCTTTACCTCTCTTTTACTTCATCTAAGAAGTAATGGCAAACTAGGCAgataaagtaaataatttaaaaagacaggaaTTCCCTTGCACTCCAATGGGTAGGACTCAGACTTTTCACTACCAAGGAccccaggttcaatctttggtcagggaacaagcctcatggtatggccaaaaaaaaaaaaaagtgaaagacatATTCACACTTTAGAATAATGCAGTACATGTAGCATGTTAGTCTAAACTTCAAGCAATCAGTAGcatcattgtaaggactgataaATACTCCATGCAGATTCTCAACTTTCACAGTTACATAATATAGCATTATTCTTTGCTAAATTATGAGATGTGTATATAGGGCATCTGAAGTTGTTTGTTTCATTCACTAATGCTGTTTGCTTTGTCACCCTCTTAATTTTGTCTTGTCTCTAACAGAAGAGAGCCTGAGTTACTATTTTGATTTAGAAACGTCTGCCCCTCAAAGTAACTTGGtagttttcccttttcataaaatttaagaaaactatttctcttgaagaatttagAGGAAGAATCAAtgatcattaaaattttttttaaaaataaatgctaccTGATTACATAACTTGTGTAAAAATTGGTAAGCTTTATAGGAACAGTGTCCACAGCCATGATTATTTTAAGTATTAGATAAGTGACAGCCCTTCAGATCATTTAGGTATTTATGAATGGCAATTTTTCTGACCTAAAATGTTCCTATAAAATGTTTGTGTAGAttctagtgttttttaaaaaatctttcacatAACTGTTACATACTAGATATAGGAAAGATAACTGTCATAAGGTTATTCAAATTAATAAACTTTCCTGGAATAGTATCACAAAATGAAATTCAGTTAGCttatgcaggaggagaaggggacgacagaggatgagatggttggatggcatcactgactcgatggacatgagtttgagcaagctccaggagttggtaaaggacagggaagcctggcgtgctgcagtccatggagtcgcaaagagttggacacaactgaacgactgaactgagtgaactATGCAGCTAAATACTTACAAGAGAAAGTGCGGACTGCTAGGTGTTAAATACTCACCTTCTGATATTGGTAGCTTTTTATAAAAAACAATTCATTTTGTCAACttctagaaacttaaaaaaagaaatgttggagtatagttgctttatagtatcgtgttagtttctgctgtttgtttcacagcaaagtgaatcagctttacatacacatgtaccccCTCTTTGTTGGATTGccttcctgtttaggtcaccatagagcattgagtcgaattccctgtgctgtatggtCGATTCTCATTAGTTAGCTTAGAAGCTGTCCTTTAAGAACAGTTTCACatagccttagtttcctcatatgtCGAATGAGAATTATAATAGTGTTACCACATATGGTCACTATGCAACTAGCACATAGTaaagcactcagttcagttcagttcagtcgctcagtcgtgtccgactctttgcaaccccatggaccgcagcacgccaggccttcctgtccatcaccgactcccggagtttacccaaactcatgtccattgagtcggtgatgccatctcaccatctcatcctctgtcatccccttctcctcctgccttcaatctttcccagcatcagggtctttcccaatgagtcagctctttgcatcaggtggccaaagtattggagtttcagcttcaatatcagtccttccagtgaacacccaggactgatttcctttaggatggactggttggatctccttgcagtccaaggtactctcaagagtcttctccaacaccacagttcaaaagcatcaattcttcagtgctcagctttctttatagtccaactctcacatccatacatgactaccggaaaaac
The genomic region above belongs to Cervus canadensis isolate Bull #8, Minnesota chromosome 8, ASM1932006v1, whole genome shotgun sequence and contains:
- the UBE2D1 gene encoding ubiquitin-conjugating enzyme E2 D1 isoform X2; this translates as MALKRIQKELSDLQRDPPAHCSAGPVGDDLFHWQATIMGPPDSAYQGGVFFLTVHFPTDYPFKPPKIAFTTKIYHPNINSNGSICLDILRSQWSPALTVSKVLLSICSLLCDPNPDDPLVPDIAQIYKSDKEKYNRHAREWTQKYAM
- the UBE2D1 gene encoding ubiquitin-conjugating enzyme E2 D1 isoform X1, yielding MEYIGSYEDLMDLSNLYNSQDSSSVLILKQWREEQRKRLLTLAFLLKELSDLQRDPPAHCSAGPVGDDLFHWQATIMGPPDSAYQGGVFFLTVHFPTDYPFKPPKIAFTTKIYHPNINSNGSICLDILRSQWSPALTVSKVLLSICSLLCDPNPDDPLVPDIAQIYKSDKEKYNRHAREWTQKYAM
- the UBE2D1 gene encoding ubiquitin-conjugating enzyme E2 D1 isoform X3, producing the protein MGPPDSAYQGGVFFLTVHFPTDYPFKPPKIAFTTKIYHPNINSNGSICLDILRSQWSPALTVSKVLLSICSLLCDPNPDDPLVPDIAQIYKSDKEKYNRHAREWTQKYAM